One bacterium genomic window carries:
- the galE gene encoding UDP-glucose 4-epimerase GalE has protein sequence MPHRILVTGGTGYIGSHTVVELQQAGFDVLVVDDLSNSHIGVLDGIGQISGTRPPFEQFNLQDRDRTRRLFETHGPIAAAIHFAASKSVVESVRNPLLYYRNNLVSLLNLLEAMQEHGCGHIVFSSSCTVYGQPEQLPVTEASPLQPAASPYGNTKRICEDILRDAVAADPALRCTALRYFNPIGAHPSALIGELPQGVPDNLVPYITQTAAGIRKELQVFGDDYDTPDGSCIRDFIHVVDLARAHVAALRRMLGDGAPQRFECFNVGTGTGYSVLALVRTFEQVSGRKLNYRIVGRRPGDIVKVWADTALANRELGWKAEKSLEEMLDSAWRWEQRYRAGERKG, from the coding sequence ATGCCCCACCGCATCCTCGTCACCGGCGGCACCGGCTACATCGGATCGCACACCGTTGTCGAGCTGCAGCAGGCGGGCTTCGACGTCCTGGTCGTCGACGATCTCTCGAACTCGCACATCGGCGTCCTCGACGGCATCGGGCAGATCTCCGGCACGCGACCGCCCTTCGAGCAGTTCAATCTCCAGGACCGGGACCGGACGCGGCGGCTCTTCGAGACCCACGGCCCCATCGCCGCCGCCATCCACTTCGCGGCTTCGAAATCGGTCGTGGAGTCCGTCCGCAACCCGCTGCTCTATTACCGGAACAACCTGGTCTCCCTCCTCAACCTCCTCGAGGCGATGCAGGAGCACGGCTGCGGACACATCGTCTTCTCGTCGTCGTGCACCGTCTACGGGCAGCCGGAGCAACTGCCCGTCACCGAGGCCTCGCCGCTGCAGCCGGCGGCCTCGCCGTACGGCAACACCAAGCGGATCTGCGAGGACATCCTGCGCGACGCTGTCGCCGCGGACCCCGCGCTGCGGTGCACGGCCCTGCGCTACTTCAACCCCATCGGCGCGCACCCGAGCGCACTGATCGGCGAACTCCCCCAGGGCGTGCCCGACAACCTCGTGCCGTACATCACGCAAACGGCCGCCGGCATCAGGAAGGAACTGCAGGTCTTCGGCGACGACTACGACACGCCGGACGGCTCGTGCATCCGCGACTTCATCCACGTCGTCGACCTGGCGCGGGCGCACGTCGCGGCGCTGCGGCGGATGCTCGGGGACGGAGCGCCGCAGCGGTTCGAGTGCTTCAACGTCGGGACCGGCACCGGCTACTCGGTGCTCGCGCTCGTGCGCACGTTCGAGCAGGTCTCCGGCCGCAAGCTCAACTACCGCATCGTGGGCCGCCGGCCCGGCGACATCGTGAAGGTCTGGGCGGACACGGCGCTGGCCAACC